From the Cryptomeria japonica chromosome 2, Sugi_1.0, whole genome shotgun sequence genome, one window contains:
- the LOC131064285 gene encoding serine carboxypeptidase-like 26 — MRIKSMIVWVLLVILLGLCAIPTHEQRQHNALKKLLKVKRSHGIKPTQWSSSSHLSPHHDEELLQKEKDRIEALPGQPSNVTFQHYSGYVTVDSNRGRALFYYFVEAIDDHSTKPLLLWLNGGPGCSSLGYGAMLEIGPFRVNPDCRTLSVNPYAWNQVANTLFLEAPAGVGFSYSNTSADYKENGDKRTAEDSFAFLVKWFERFPQYKHRDFYIAGESYAGYYIPELADTILNHKNKSADWFINLKGIMVGNGIMNAETDGRGMDDHVWTHALISDQTYEALKTYCNYSTEAPVSPLCDRFENKTAEEIGYIQDTDIYAPVCMQSSSSPHNLTTHSESNHASNGYDPCGEKYLYSYLNNPDVQSAFHANITTLPYPWDFCSDIVSPDTWKDSPWSMLPIYNNLIANGLQILIFSGDVDIVVPVTSTRYSINALKLPIESPWHPWMSDGEVGGYSVVYKGLTFATVRGAGHQVPTFQPARALTMLNSYLQGKPLPLSKHS; from the exons ATGAGAATTAAATCAATGATTGTATGGGTCCTCCTCGTTATTTTGCTTGGGCTCTGCGCAATCCCCACGCATGAGCAGCGGCAGCATAATGCGCTGAAAAAGTTGCTCAAGGTGAAAAGATCTCATGGGATTAAGCCCACTCAATGGTCATCTTCTTCTCACTTGTCTCCTCATCATGATGAGGAATTATTGCAGAAGGAGAAAGATCGGATAGAGGCTCTCCCAGGCCAGCCATCTAATGTCACCTTTCAGCACTATTCGGGATATGTTACAGTTGATTCGAACAGAGGCAGGGCACTCTTTTACTACTTTGTGGAGGCCATTGATGACCATTCCACAAAGCCTCTGCTTCTCTGGCTTAATGGAG GTCCGGGATGTTCATCGCTGGGATATGGAGCGATGCTGGAAATAGGACCGTTTCGGGTTAACCCAGATTGCAGAACTCTTTCTGTCAATCCTTACGCTTGGAATCAAG TGGCAAACACCTTGTTTTTGGAGGCTCCTGCGGGTGTCGGATTCTCATATTCTAATACCAGTGCTGATTACAAAGAGAATGGCGATAAAAGAACAG CCGAGGATTCTTTTGCTTTCCTGGTAAAGTGGTTTGAAAGGTTTCCGCAGTACAAACATAGGGATTTCTACATAGCAGGTGAAAGTTATGCAG GATATTATATACCGGAACTGGCAGATACAATTCTTAACCACAAGAACAAATCTGCCGATTGGTTTATAAACCTCAAAGGAATCATG GTTGGGAACGGTATAATGAACGCTGAGACAGACGGTCGAGGAATGGATGACCATGTGTGGACACATGCATTAATCTCCGACCAAACATACGAAGCACTGAAAACATACTGCAATTATTCAACAGAAGCTCCAGTTTCCCCTTTGTGCGACAGGTTTGAAAATAAGACTGCTGAAGAAATTGGATATATCCAAGATACAGACATATATGCTCCCGTGTGCATGCAATCTTCATCGTCTCCACACAATCTAACCACACACTCT GAAAGCAATCATGCCAGCAATGGGTATGATCCATGTGGCGAGAAGTACTTATACTCATACCTGAATAACCCAGATGTACAATCAGCATTTCATGCAAACATTACCACCTTACCCTATCCCTGGGACTTCTGCAG TGATATTGTGAGCCCAGATACGTGGAAAGATAGCCCTTGGAGTATGCTTCCCATTTATAACAATCTCATTGCAAATGGATTGCAGATACTAATTTTCAG TGGAGATGTAGATATAGTGGTTCCTGTGACTTCTACAAGATATTCTATAAATGCACTGAAACTCCCGATTGAGAGTCCATGGCATCCTTGGATGAGTGATGGCGAG GTGGGTGGATATAGTGTTGTGTACAAAGGGTTGACATTTGCAACAGTGAGAGGAGCAGGGCATCAAGTTCCCACCTTCCAGCCTGCTAGAGCATTGACCATGCTCAACTCATATTTACAGGGGAAGCCATTGCCTTTGTCTAAACACTCCTAA